From the Pseudomonas baltica genome, one window contains:
- the modC gene encoding molybdenum ABC transporter ATP-binding protein, whose amino-acid sequence MTTAPPIIARLRLNKPGFTLDVDLRLPGTGVSALFGPSGSGKTTCLRCLAGLERADEAYIEVAGEVWQDSARGIFLAPHRRALGYVFQEASLFEHLSVRDNLLYGWRRVAAAQRRVQMDHACALLGIDGLLQRRPDELSGGERQRVGIARALLTSPGLLLMDEPLAALDSARKNDILPYLERLHQELAIPVVYVSHAQDEVARLADHLVLLDSGRVQASGPITPILARLDLPLAQQQDASVVIDGRVIGVDAHYQLLDLALPDSPLQLRIAHAPLAVDSRLRVAIQARDVSLSLQDEHQSSILNRLPVTVKALVSAANTAHVLVSLDADGTPLLARITRYSAEQLGIAPGLQVWAQIKSVAVLA is encoded by the coding sequence ATGACCACAGCGCCACCGATCATTGCACGCCTGCGTCTGAACAAGCCGGGGTTCACGCTGGACGTCGACCTGCGACTGCCTGGCACTGGCGTCAGCGCCCTGTTCGGCCCCTCGGGCTCGGGCAAGACCACTTGCCTGCGCTGCCTGGCGGGCCTGGAACGGGCCGATGAGGCTTATATAGAAGTGGCCGGCGAGGTCTGGCAGGACAGCGCCCGCGGGATCTTTCTCGCGCCCCATCGCCGCGCCCTGGGGTACGTGTTCCAGGAAGCGAGCCTGTTCGAGCATTTGTCGGTGCGCGACAATCTGCTGTATGGCTGGCGCCGCGTCGCCGCCGCGCAACGCCGGGTGCAGATGGATCACGCGTGCGCGTTGCTGGGCATCGATGGCCTGCTGCAACGGCGCCCTGACGAGCTGTCCGGCGGTGAACGCCAACGCGTCGGTATTGCCCGTGCTCTGCTGACCAGTCCCGGCCTGCTGCTGATGGACGAGCCCCTCGCCGCCCTCGACAGCGCGCGCAAGAACGACATCCTGCCGTATCTGGAGCGCTTGCATCAGGAACTGGCAATCCCGGTGGTCTACGTCAGCCACGCCCAGGACGAGGTCGCGCGCCTGGCCGACCATCTGGTCTTGCTCGACAGCGGCCGCGTGCAGGCCAGCGGGCCGATCACCCCGATCCTGGCGCGGCTGGACTTGCCCTTGGCGCAACAACAGGACGCCAGCGTGGTGATCGACGGTCGAGTGATCGGCGTCGACGCACACTATCAACTGCTCGACCTCGCGCTGCCCGACAGCCCGTTGCAGTTGCGTATCGCCCATGCGCCCTTGGCAGTCGACAGCCGCCTGCGCGTGGCGATCCAGGCCCGGGACGTGAGTCTCAGTCTGCAGGACGAACACCAGAGCAGCATCCTCAACCGCCTGCCGGTTACCGTCAAAGCCCTGGTCAGCGCCGCCAACACCGCCCATGTGCTGGTGAGCCTGGACGCCGATGGCACCCCGCTGCTGGCACGTATCACGCGCTATTCAGCGGAACAACTGGGTATCGCTCCGGGCCTGCAGGTGTGGGCGCAGATCAAGTCGGTGGCGGTGCTTGCCTAG
- the modB gene encoding molybdate ABC transporter permease subunit — MPFSASDLSAIWLTLQLATLTTVILLLVGTPIAWWLTHTRSRLRGPVGAIVALPLVLPPTVIGFYLLLLLGPHGLIGKTTQALGLGTVVFSFAGLVIGSVLYSMPFVVQPLQNAFTAIGKRPLEVAATLRASKLDCFFSVVIPLARPGFITASILGFAHTVGEFGVVLMIGGNIPNRTRVVSVQIFDHVEALEYAQAHWLAGAMVVFSFFVLLALYSSRGHKTAWN, encoded by the coding sequence ATGCCATTCAGCGCCAGCGATCTCAGCGCCATCTGGCTGACCCTGCAACTGGCGACTCTGACCACGGTGATCCTGCTCCTGGTCGGCACGCCCATCGCCTGGTGGCTGACCCACACACGCTCGCGCCTGCGCGGGCCAGTCGGGGCGATCGTGGCCTTGCCACTGGTGCTGCCGCCGACGGTGATCGGTTTTTACCTGCTGTTGCTGCTGGGGCCGCATGGGCTGATCGGCAAGACCACGCAGGCCCTGGGGCTGGGTACCGTGGTGTTCAGCTTTGCAGGGCTGGTGATCGGTTCGGTGCTTTACTCCATGCCTTTTGTGGTACAGCCGCTGCAGAACGCCTTTACCGCCATCGGCAAACGCCCGCTGGAGGTGGCCGCTACCTTGCGCGCGTCTAAGCTCGACTGTTTCTTCAGCGTGGTCATCCCCCTGGCACGGCCGGGTTTCATCACCGCCAGCATCCTCGGTTTCGCCCATACCGTCGGCGAATTCGGCGTGGTGCTGATGATCGGCGGCAATATTCCCAACCGCACCCGCGTGGTGTCGGTACAGATCTTCGACCATGTCGAGGCCCTCGAATATGCCCAGGCGCATTGGCTGGCCGGGGCGATGGTGGTGTTTTCGTTTTTCGTCCTGTTGGCGCTGTATTCCAGCCGCGGCCACAAGACCGCCTGGAACTGA
- the modA gene encoding molybdate ABC transporter substrate-binding protein yields the protein MIPRLALFTLSALCLSMAHADEVQVAVAANFTAPIQAIAADFEKDTGHTLVASYGATGQFYTQIKNGAPFEVFLAADDSTPAKLEKEGDTVVGSRFTYAVGTLALWSAKEGYVDDRGAVLAANQYQHLSIANPKAAPYGLAATQVLDKLKLTEATKAKIVEGQNISQAYQFVSTGNAELGFVALSQIYKDGKVTSGSAWIVPNDLYSPINQDAVVLSKGKDSAAAKALMDYLKGPKAAAIIKSYGYAL from the coding sequence ATGATCCCTCGCCTTGCCCTCTTCACCCTCAGCGCCTTGTGCCTGTCGATGGCCCACGCCGATGAAGTCCAGGTAGCCGTCGCTGCCAACTTCACCGCGCCGATTCAGGCCATCGCTGCCGACTTCGAGAAAGACACCGGGCACACGCTGGTCGCCTCCTACGGCGCCACCGGCCAGTTTTATACCCAGATCAAGAACGGCGCGCCCTTCGAGGTGTTCCTGGCCGCAGACGACAGCACGCCGGCCAAGCTGGAGAAAGAAGGCGATACCGTTGTCGGCTCGCGTTTCACCTATGCGGTAGGCACGCTCGCCCTGTGGTCGGCCAAGGAAGGCTATGTCGATGATCGGGGCGCGGTGCTCGCGGCCAATCAATACCAGCACCTGTCGATCGCCAATCCCAAGGCCGCGCCCTATGGCCTGGCTGCAACGCAAGTGCTCGACAAACTCAAGCTGACCGAGGCCACCAAAGCCAAGATCGTCGAGGGCCAGAACATCTCCCAGGCCTATCAGTTCGTCTCCACCGGCAACGCCGAGCTGGGTTTCGTTGCCTTGTCGCAGATCTACAAAGACGGCAAGGTTACCAGCGGCTCGGCCTGGATCGTGCCGAACGACCTCTACTCGCCGATCAACCAGGACGCCGTGGTGCTCAGCAAAGGCAAGGACAGCGCCGCTGCCAAGGCGTTGATGGACTACCTCAAAGGGCCTAAAGCGGCGGCGATCATCAAGTCATACGGCTACGCCCTCTGA
- a CDS encoding DUF1883 domain-containing protein: MKFVHQREHLNEDDLVVIVCSQRCNIRLMSDANFRSFKNGGRHSYHGGAFDTFPARITAPSTGFWNITIDTAGTKPTAAVRKPAFTHTIKIVRRSASKFS; encoded by the coding sequence ATGAAATTCGTCCACCAGCGCGAACACCTCAACGAAGACGACCTCGTCGTGATCGTGTGCTCCCAGCGCTGCAATATCCGTTTGATGAGCGACGCCAATTTTCGCAGTTTCAAGAATGGCGGCCGGCACAGCTATCACGGCGGCGCCTTCGATACCTTCCCCGCGCGCATTACCGCACCCAGCACCGGGTTCTGGAACATCACCATCGATACCGCCGGCACCAAACCGACCGCAGCCGTGCGCAAGCCTGCGTTCACTCATACGATCAAGATTGTGCGCCGGTCGGCGTCAAAATTCAGTTAA
- the galU gene encoding UTP--glucose-1-phosphate uridylyltransferase GalU, with product MIKKCLFPAAGYGTRFLPATKAMPKEMLPVVNKPLIQYGVEEALEAGLTQISIVTGRGKRAIEDHFDIMYELENQIKGTDKEKYLVGIRRLIEQCTFSYTRQIEMKGLGHAILSGEPLIGDEPFAVVLADDLCVNLDGDGVLAQMVKLYNQFRCSIVAIQEVDPQETNKYGVIAGDMIREDIYRVTNMVEKPKPEDAPSNLAIIGRYILTPDIFDIIRNTEPGKGGEIQITDALMKQAQDGCVLAYKFKGKRFDCGGAEGYIEATNFCFENFYKTGKAL from the coding sequence ATGATCAAAAAATGCCTGTTCCCCGCAGCCGGTTACGGCACTCGCTTTTTGCCAGCGACCAAAGCCATGCCCAAAGAAATGCTGCCGGTGGTCAACAAGCCGCTGATCCAGTACGGCGTTGAAGAAGCACTGGAAGCCGGTCTGACCCAAATCTCGATCGTGACCGGCCGTGGCAAGCGTGCCATCGAAGACCACTTCGACATCATGTACGAGCTCGAAAACCAGATCAAAGGCACCGACAAGGAAAAATACCTGGTCGGCATCCGCCGCCTGATCGAGCAATGCACCTTTTCCTACACCCGTCAGATCGAAATGAAAGGCCTGGGTCACGCCATCCTCAGTGGTGAGCCGCTGATCGGTGACGAGCCGTTCGCCGTGGTGCTGGCGGATGACCTGTGCGTCAACCTCGACGGCGATGGCGTACTGGCGCAGATGGTCAAGCTGTACAACCAGTTCCGTTGCTCCATCGTCGCCATCCAGGAAGTGGATCCGCAGGAAACCAACAAGTACGGCGTCATTGCCGGCGACATGATCCGCGAGGACATCTACCGGGTGACCAACATGGTCGAGAAGCCCAAGCCTGAAGATGCACCGTCGAACCTGGCCATCATCGGTCGCTACATCCTGACCCCGGACATCTTCGACATCATCCGCAACACCGAACCAGGCAAGGGTGGTGAAATCCAGATCACCGACGCCTTGATGAAGCAGGCCCAGGACGGTTGCGTATTGGCCTACAAATTCAAGGGCAAGCGTTTCGACTGCGGTGGCGCCGAAGGCTACATCGAAGCGACCAACTTCTGCTTCGAGAACTTCTACAAGACTGGCAAAGCGCTGTAA
- the gorA gene encoding glutathione-disulfide reductase → MAYDFDLFVIGAGSGGVRAARFAAGFGAKVAVVESRYLGGTCVNVGCVPKKLLVYGSHFAEDFEQAKGYGWTVGESTFDWPTLIANKNREIERLNGIYRKLLVNSGVTLLEGHGHLLDPHTVEVNGQRYSAERILIATGGWPVIPEIPGREYAISSNEAFFLEQLPKRVIVVGGGYIAVEFAGIFNGLGAQTTQLYRRELFLRGFDGTVRTHLRDEMIRAGVDLQFNADIARIDKLADGSLKATLKDGRELETDCVFYATGRRPMLDNLGLENTAVQLNDQGFIKVDALFQTTEPSILALGDVIGRVQLTPVALAEGMAVARKLFKPEQYRPVDYQHIPTAVFSQPPIGTVGLTEEQAREQGHQVQIFESDFRALKLTLTESQERTLMKLVVDSQTDKVLGCHMVGPDAGEIVQGLAIALKAGATKQLFDETIGVHPTAAEEFVTLRTPSR, encoded by the coding sequence ATGGCCTACGACTTCGACCTGTTTGTCATCGGTGCCGGCTCCGGCGGTGTGCGCGCTGCGCGTTTCGCGGCAGGCTTCGGCGCCAAGGTCGCCGTGGTCGAGAGCCGCTATCTGGGCGGCACGTGCGTCAACGTCGGCTGCGTGCCGAAAAAACTGCTGGTGTACGGCTCGCATTTCGCCGAGGACTTCGAGCAGGCCAAGGGCTACGGTTGGACCGTCGGCGAAAGCACGTTCGACTGGCCGACCCTGATCGCCAACAAGAACCGCGAGATCGAGCGCCTCAACGGTATCTACCGCAAGTTGCTGGTCAACAGCGGTGTGACCTTGCTCGAAGGCCACGGCCATCTGCTGGACCCGCACACCGTCGAGGTCAACGGTCAGCGTTACAGCGCCGAGCGCATCCTGATCGCCACCGGCGGCTGGCCAGTGATCCCCGAGATCCCTGGCCGCGAGTACGCCATCAGCTCCAACGAGGCTTTTTTCCTCGAACAATTGCCTAAGCGCGTCATCGTGGTCGGTGGCGGCTATATCGCCGTCGAATTCGCCGGCATTTTCAACGGCCTGGGCGCGCAGACCACCCAGCTGTATCGGCGCGAGCTGTTCCTGCGTGGTTTCGATGGCACGGTGCGCACCCACTTGCGCGACGAGATGATCCGCGCCGGCGTCGATCTGCAGTTCAACGCCGATATCGCACGCATCGACAAACTGGCTGACGGCAGCCTCAAGGCCACCCTTAAGGATGGCCGCGAGCTGGAGACCGATTGCGTGTTCTATGCCACCGGACGCCGGCCGATGCTCGACAACCTGGGGTTGGAAAACACCGCTGTGCAGCTCAACGACCAAGGTTTCATCAAAGTCGACGCGTTGTTCCAGACTACTGAGCCATCGATCCTCGCCCTCGGTGATGTGATCGGCCGCGTGCAGCTGACGCCGGTGGCCCTGGCCGAAGGCATGGCTGTGGCACGCAAGTTGTTCAAGCCTGAACAGTATCGCCCTGTGGATTATCAGCACATTCCCACGGCGGTATTCAGCCAGCCACCGATCGGTACGGTCGGCCTGACCGAAGAGCAGGCGCGCGAGCAGGGCCATCAGGTGCAGATATTCGAGAGCGACTTCCGTGCCCTCAAGCTCACCCTCACCGAGAGCCAGGAACGCACCCTGATGAAACTGGTGGTCGACAGCCAGACCGACAAGGTCCTGGGCTGCCACATGGTCGGCCCCGACGCCGGTGAAATCGTCCAGGGCCTGGCCATCGCGCTCAAGGCCGGCGCCACCAAGCAGCTTTTCGACGAGACCATCGGCGTACACCCAACTGCTGCGGAAGAGTTCGTGACCCTGCGCACCCCCAGTCGCTGA
- a CDS encoding fimbrial protein, whose protein sequence is MKFDVVTHAGLALLALSCAQGASADDFRFNQCNMSSRNNSDTARYVVSMGDFYVPRDVPVGTVIGEAFKGKSTPAPGGLSVSCNRTAWQNPDIDNPVFVSDVIALGRPVPGALPSVGGQDLTGKVFETSVPGVGIAVQFGNPYSDQGSRPGDFQTPTRLAPFSATNYFPNQSAGPNLLTLTVRTLLIKTGHIEPGTHSIAPDVLFEGSMMPAVPKAFTVALTGTVRQAQCTLSPSNPDIDDPVDLGDWTTDDFNGPGTFTPAKAFGINLQDCESNPGDDAFGFATAHVTLTGTDGSAIVDKDIGLFSLDSNATAGGVGIQVLKGDGATPVRLGEAFPMVRIKPSGNTRMEFSARLYQLPDGTRVSAGTTTGALNFTVSYL, encoded by the coding sequence ATGAAGTTTGACGTCGTTACCCACGCAGGCCTTGCCCTGCTAGCCTTGAGCTGCGCCCAAGGCGCCAGCGCCGATGACTTCCGTTTCAACCAGTGCAATATGAGTAGCCGCAACAACAGCGACACCGCTCGCTATGTGGTGTCCATGGGCGATTTCTATGTGCCCCGGGACGTGCCGGTGGGTACGGTGATCGGCGAGGCGTTCAAAGGCAAGTCGACGCCCGCCCCGGGAGGGCTGAGCGTAAGTTGCAATCGGACTGCCTGGCAAAATCCAGACATCGACAACCCGGTATTCGTCTCGGACGTCATTGCCCTGGGCCGGCCTGTCCCTGGGGCGCTGCCTAGTGTCGGGGGGCAAGACCTGACCGGCAAGGTATTCGAGACCTCAGTGCCTGGGGTCGGCATCGCGGTGCAGTTTGGCAACCCCTATAGCGATCAAGGCTCGCGTCCCGGCGATTTCCAGACGCCTACTCGGCTTGCGCCGTTCAGCGCCACCAATTACTTTCCGAATCAGTCTGCCGGGCCCAACCTGCTGACCTTGACCGTGCGTACGCTGCTGATCAAGACCGGCCACATCGAACCGGGAACCCACAGCATCGCGCCGGACGTCCTATTCGAGGGCAGTATGATGCCCGCCGTGCCGAAGGCTTTTACCGTGGCCCTGACCGGCACGGTCCGGCAGGCCCAATGCACTTTGTCACCCAGCAATCCAGATATCGACGACCCGGTAGACCTGGGCGACTGGACCACTGACGACTTCAACGGCCCTGGCACCTTCACCCCGGCAAAGGCTTTCGGCATCAACCTGCAAGACTGCGAAAGCAACCCGGGCGATGATGCATTTGGCTTCGCCACCGCCCACGTGACCCTGACCGGCACTGACGGCTCGGCCATTGTCGACAAAGATATCGGGCTGTTCAGTCTCGACAGCAACGCCACTGCCGGCGGCGTCGGCATTCAGGTTCTCAAGGGTGATGGCGCCACCCCCGTGAGGCTGGGCGAAGCCTTCCCCATGGTGCGCATCAAACCGTCGGGCAATACTCGGATGGAATTCAGCGCGCGCCTCTATCAACTGCCCGACGGCACCCGGGTCAGTGCCGGGACCACCACGGGGGCGTTGAACTTCACCGTGAGTTATCTGTAG